GGTGATGTAAATGCGTGGGAATCCCGAAATTTTCAAAAGACGTGTGGAGCGCTTTCAGGAACTCCTTAGGAAGAAAGAGATAGACGGGGCAGTGATAAGAACCCTTTCCAGCTTCATATACTTCACCGGAACCAAGTGGCTCCGGCCGAGTCTCCTTATCCCGGCCGAGGGAGAGCCAGTGGTTTACGTTGTTAAAGGTGAAGCCGAGCTTTTCAGGGAGAAGAGCTGGATCGAGAACGTCGTGGAGTTCCAGAAGGTAGAGGACCTAATGGCTGGCGTTGTGAGCTGGATCCACAGGAACGGCATGGAACGGGTCGGCCTTGAGTTCGGGGTAGAGCGCGACGCTTACCTTATATTCCTCAAGATATTCGAGCGCCTCAACCCGACCATCGAGATAGTGGACATCCTCGACCTCACGATGGGGCTGAGGATGATAAAGGAAGACTGGGAGCTAGACAACATCAGGAAAGCTGGAAAAATCGCAGGGCGGGGCATGAAGGTCGCCGAGGAGGTCATAAAGCCGGGCCTCAGCGAGCTGGAGATAGCGGCTGAAGTCGTAAGGGAGCTCATGCTCAGTGGCAGTGAAGACCCGAAGGTTTACGTTTCAACGACGCCGAGGGCTCACGCCGAGCCCTTCCGCGACCTCAGGGTCCCCGAAAATGGCATTGTTACCGTCGTTATAGGAGCCGACTGGAACCACTACTACGTGAACATGGCCAGGACTTTCGTTGTAGGAGAGCCGGGCGAAAGGGTCAGGGAAGCAATCGAGGTTAAGGAGGAGGCGTACAGGATTGCACTTGAGGAGACGAGGGTTGGCGTTGCATTGAACACCATCGAGAAGAAACTCGCGAACTTCTTCAGGGAGAGGGGCTTTGGGGAAGCTTACATAGCCGGCTACACCCACGGCGTCGGCCTGTTAATCGAGGAGCCTCCTATAACCACTATCATCGCCCCGCAGAGGGCCACCAAAGTCCAGGAAAACATGGTTCTAACGGTGATCCACCCGCCGCTCATGATTCCTGAGGGAGCGGTAAAGCACGAGGACACCTACATTGTCAAAAAGGATGGCCTGGAGAGGGTGACATTTTTCTTCTGAAAGCCTTGCCCTTTAGGGCAGGGGTGCAGTAAAACCCCAATGACCCTTAAACCACCGAAACCCTTTTAAACTCTGTAAGGTAGTAAGGCTTCGGAGGGGCCACTCGAAGGTTAACCCGATGGGACGAGGGGTTTCAGCGTGTCCTCCCGCCATTGGGAGGAAGACGCTGTTAAGCGTCCTTTCAAGAACCGCCTTCGAGCGGTTTGAAACCCGGGAGTGGCCTTGATTGATAACCCCAATCCGCTCTGGTGGTAGGGTAATGGGGGCAAGACCGTCCCCTCGGGCCAAGCTGAAACCGGCGACAGGAGTAGGAGATGAGCGCCCGTAAACCTTCCCGCCACTGGTGAGGGGGTTAAGCCGAACCCTCGCCCCTCACGGCGGGAAGGAGGTCAGAGTCAAAGGTCAAAGTGAGACCGCTCTCCTTGAACTTCCCCCGCATATTTGGGGGTCTGAAGTGCTCTCTCCAGCACCTCATCGAGGAATTCTCTAAGCTCTTTCTCGTTCTTGAAGACTTTTGGTAATTGTTTGGCCTCACCGTTCACGACAATCTTCTGACCCAAGGGCTAGAAGGATGTTTTTCAATTAATGCTCAAAATCCAGCTCTGTTTTAATTTCCTGTATGAGGTTTTCTAAGTATTGCCTAAGCCGAGAAATTTCCTCTGTAAATCCGTTATATTGCATGGCTTTAGTCTCCATTTCTATTGGGAAGCATTTTTCAAGGTACTCCTCGCTTATTTTGAGAATATCGGCGACAAAGGTCTCAAACGGTAGTTCAATGGTGCCATGAAGGGGGTTCTTCGAAGAAATATACTTGGGAGCTTCATTTATGAAATGAAAACGCAACAATTCCCCTTTTCTTTCGAGATAATACGTGTTAAAATCAAGGTCAAGTATTGGCCCGCAGACATAACTACCAGGCAATAAATCAAAACCGTCATTCTCGGCGTTTTTCCTTTTGTTAAAACAGCTTTTAGGGCACTTTAGGAGATCTCTTGTACATAGAAGTAGATCCTGAAAGAGAGCATATAAGTCGCCAAGCCATCCCTCATCGTGGTACCCCCCTACTTCATGCCCAGCCACCAAAAAAAGAATGGGAAAACGGCCGGGAAATGGGTCTGGCTCAAAGGATTCCATATCTATTTCAATCTCAATGAATCTTCCATGAAGTCCACACCTCATTGAAGTCACCCCATGCGTATCCATCTACCAGATTGTTTTTCTCTGTCCCACACGTACCCTAAAACCTTCTTGCCTTTTGAGGGATATGCTGTAATAAGTTGATAGGCACCCTTAGCTTGGTTGTATGAGAACTGGAACTCTACCACATCTATTCCGTCTATGTGCATGCCGAGTTCATTCAGGTTAACCCTTAGCTTCACAAAGCTCTGTCCCCTAAATTCTGTGTAGTACTCTTCCTTCTGGAGTGCCCTCTCCAGTACTTCATCAAGGAACTCTCTGAGCCCTTCCTCGTCCCTGAAGACTTTTGGAAGCTGGACAACCCTTCCAGTTTTGGGATCAACGATTTTCTGGCCCAACGGCCAGAAGGTTGTAATCTTGGTTTTTGCACGGCTCTTAATTATGTCCATCTCATATCCCCACACGTGCCTCATGAAGGCGTGAAGCAGTCCGCTTCTCTCGGGTTCAGTTCCCTTCTCAAGGACGACTTTGTACTTTCTGCCGCCGTTCTCGACGATGAAGGATGAGGACTTCTCTGCAAATCTCTCAATCCCTTCCTTGACTCCTTTTATTGTCGCCCCGTGCTTGACGGCCTCCTCAACTGCCTCCGTTGAAACTCCAGCCCTGGTGAGGTCGTCGAGGGCCTTCGCGGCATCATCGCCGTGCTTAACTATGTCGTCAAAGATGTGGGCGAACCTTTCAACCACTTCGTCGGCATGGTTTATTATTTTGGCCTCCCTGAGAATCCTGTAGATATCATCCGTCACCCCGAACTTCTTGCCGAGTTTTGAGACGAGTTTTAATTCCTCATCACCCGGGACTGCAACGCCAACGATGAAGAGTGTTCCCTGAACCTTACACTCCATTGAATCCGTGCCGTAATCCCTGCACGTCTTGTAAGTATCATAAGCATCCCACACCGTTAGCCCGATGACTATTAACGCACCTATAGCCTGAAAGAATTGAGGCCTTATCTCTCCCTTCTGTGCTGGATAGGTTACCGTGTAGCCGGTTGGGAAGAATCTCGGCGTGGATTCCGGTGTTAGCCTTACCCATGAACTCATGAAGATGCCGTTTCCAGAGGAAATACGCAGTTTAACGTAAACCGGCTCTCTGACGTTGAGGAAGACCGCCACCTTCTTGCCCCAAGGCTTCAGCCGGCCAAGGCTGACGCGCTCGGTGGTTCTCCCCCCATCCTTGCTGATGAGGACTGTTCCGTAGCCGGAGAGGCAGTTCGGCGGGACATTCCAGGTAACGACCGCAATGTTGCCGCTCTGCTCAACGCCGTCGAGGTGGATTGGATACGCTCCCGAACTTGTCCCCAGGACGGGAAGCCCGGACCATGGCAGAGAAAGGGCCGAGGTTGCCGGCAAAGTCATGACGAGGAGGAAAAATACTAACCCAACAATTTTTCGGAGGTTCATTATTACTACCTCCGATTTTTTCCGTAGGCGGTTAGTATTCAAATTTAAAAGAATTTTGTAAACTCAAAGTTGAAAACAAAAGTGGAAACTAGCACACGTAAGAACGGCAGTATTTGACTGAAACTTGTACATGCTAAGAGAAACAAACGAAGGATAGAAATGGATTATTCAAATGAAGAAAATTTTGACTTCTCTGCTGGTTATCTGGGAGAGTATGCTCTCCAGGACGTCGGCCTTTTCGGGGAGCTTCTTCCTGTCCCTTCCCATGACGAGGACCTTGTAGTAGGTTCCCCCGCCGGGCTTGTAAACGATGTTGACCCCGAAGACGCCCGCAGGGTAGAGGAGATCGGTGGCAAGCTTCTTGACATCGTCGGTTCCCGTGACCTCAACGGCCTCTATGACGCGTATCCTCTTTCCGAGCTCCCGCATGAGGGCCTTGATGTTCTTGCCGCCTTTGCCTATGGTTATCGGAACGTCTCTCTCGCCAACCACGATGACTATTATGTCGCCGGCCTCAACGGCCCTCTTAAACTCTATATCAACGTCCCCGATGAGCCTGTAAAGGAGTCTCGCAACCTTAACATCAAGCTCCGAGATGACCCCGTCCTGGAGCTTTTTCTCGTCAGCCGGGCACAGAATGTCGTGGGTCTTCAAACACACCTCACAGATTGGCGCCTTCATATCCTCACCTAAGAATGACCTTGAACGGGCTAACCCTTAATTCTGGAAGTCCTTTAAAAACATTATTATGGAAGAAAAAGCCGAAAGGAGGTTCAGATTTCGCCCTCTATCTCGCGCCTTATGCGCTCGATGAATTCCTCGGTGAAGCGATGCCTCTCCTCCGCCATCCTCCTCGCGGTTTCGGTGTACATCAAATCCTTCAGCTTCAGTATCTTTTCCTCGAAGTGCTCTAAGGAATCCTCGATGCTCCTTCCGTGCTCGCCGGAGTACATGAAGACCCTAGCCACGCCTATCGCACCGATCGCATCGAGCTTGTCGGCGTCGCTGAGTATCTTGGCTTCAAGCGTTTCCGGCTCCGGACCGCGGGAGAAGCGGTGGGCTTCTATGGCGTGGGCAACTGCTTCAACTTTCTCCTCCGGGTACTCGAGGCTTCTGAGGTAGTGCCTTGCTATCCTAGCTCCTTCCGCGGCGTGGTCTTCAACCCTCCCCGCGCTCTCGAGCGGCCTAGCCACGTCGTGGAGGAGGGCCGCAAGGGCCAGGATCTCCAGGTCAGCCCCTTCCTCCCTCCCGATGTGGAGGCAGAGGTTGAGCACGCGCTCCACGTGGCTGAAGCCGTGGGTTCCCTCCCATTCAAAGAAGTGCCTGGCGTAATCGCGGGTCCGTTCTATGAGTCTGATTGAATTCCCATCGCCGATGAACTCCTCGAGCCTCATCCCATCACCTTAGGGCCTCGTTTACAACGGCGTTTAAAAGCTCAACGATTCTATCGTGGATGTCGAGGCTTATCCCATCAACCGTCGGCGTCTGGGTTTTGGAGACCCCGTCTATCAGACCGAGCTTTGAGATGATCCTGACTATCGTCTTCTCATCCCATCCGGGGAGGAGCTCCCGTCCGAACTCTATTGACGCCTGAGCCACGAGCCCGTAGGCCCCCCAGTTTGAGACCGTCGAGAGGATCAGCTCATCGGTCTCAACGGTGCTCGCTATCTTTTCCCCATGGGGCATGTATCGGGAGACGAGGTCCCGTATGTTCCCCATGCCCGCCTCGTTGCCCCCGTCACCTATTCCAATCGTCGGAACTCCAAGGTCCCCCGCCCTGAGAACCACCCAATCAAAAGCCTCCCTCGTGATCTCCATGGCACTCATTGAGTAGTACCTCCCATCTGCGGCCCTGCCGGGGGTTTCAACCGCTATCACGAGGGAGTAGTCCCCTATCTCCGGTTCGTCTGTGAACCTGATGCCGAAGGGCTCCAGGGCGGTCTTTACCTCCGGATACGTAAGCACCTCGGCGGTGCCTCCCAGGGTCTCAACTGCCTTCGCCAAGGCCAGTGTTCCCGGCGGGCCGTCGGTTTCTGCCCGCATCTCCGGCGGTATGGGAAAGCCCGTGACGATGAGAACGCGTTCATAATTATCCAAAAACAGTTTTGCAGAATTATGTAAAAAAATTGGGGTTCTCCCGGCGGTAGTCGAGGTATACCCTCAGAACCCCCCGGTTCCCAACGTCCGTGTTTATCAGATGTGCTATCATGTCTCATTCCTCGAGTTCGTAGACAACTATCCTAACCTTTCTGCCCTTTACCGCCTCTTTAAGCTTCCACCAGAGCTCCGTCGGCTCCTCACTCCTGTGGGTCAGTTCGTGGCCGTTCTCCAGCTTCACCCTGTTCTCCCTGTACCTGACAAAAACACCCTCCTCGCTGAATATCTCCCTCATTCAAATCCCCCCAGCACTTTTCTCAGCTCGTGAAGCGTTCTAATCTCGTAGTCCACCATGTTGTAATCCTCGTCGCCATCCCGGTTTATCCAGACCGCCACCATACCCACGTTCTTGGCCCCGTAAACGTCCTGGCTCAGGGAATCACCCACCATGACGGCTTCCCCGGGCTCGACGCCCAGCTTCTCCAGGGCGTAGAGGAATATTTTGGGCTCGGGCTTTATTGCCTTGACATCCTCCCGAGTAACGACAGCGTCGAAGTAGTCCAGCAGACCGGTGAGCCTCAGCTTGAGCCGCTGGTACTCGGGCCCGCTGGTAACGGCCCCAAGCTTATAACCGCTCTCCCGCAGCCACTCAAGCACGGGGATCGTATCAGGATAGACGTGGAGCTTGTGAGGGTATCTCTCCATGAGCTCCTCGTATTGGAGGTCGAGGTCAAAGAGCCTGAAGAAGAAGTTCCAGTCGTGCCAGTCATAGGTGTCCCTCCTCCCGAATATCTCGTCCAGGAACCGCTCCCTGGCTTCATCCTTGCTGATTCCAAACCGCCTCGAGAGTCTGTCATAAACCTGCGGGAGGAATAGCTGAATCAGCGGCATCTCGGTCAGCAGAGTCCCGTCGATGTCGAAAAGAACCGCCCTCATTTTACCACCTACCACTTCTTGACGAGCAGGGAGAGTATCTCAACCCTGCCGTTGAGGTTCTCGTCCGTTATCACGCCCCAGATCACATCCTTCTCGGAGAGTATCTCCTGGAAACTGTGCAGTATGCTGTGGGCCCCCTTGAGCGGGAAGTCGTTCCTCACGAGGATGCCTATCAGTCCGCGCTCCCAGATGCCCCAGTGCCAGGTAAAGTCCACCTCACGGAGGAGGCGCAGGATTCCGACGTTGCCGCCGCGGATCATGTTGAACAGGTCGGCGTAGTCGATGTTCACCAGCATCTGGCTCTCCAGATAGTAATAGAGCCGCGAGAACATCTCCGCTATGCCAGCGGAGGCCCCCTGGAACGCATCCTGGAGTGAGACGCTCTCGTCGGTGAAGAAGTCCCAGAGGGAATCGTAAAAAACGGTCTCAAAATCGCGTGCCCATGGGGTTTTTTCTCATCTACAAGCTCTTTTCTGGGGGTGAGGACGTAAGCGAGCCTTATTGTGTCCCGGGGTGCGCTCTCTATTATAATCTCCCCCAGTTCGTGATTCACGTCCTTATCCTCAAACACGAGCCAAAGGAAAGTATCCTTAGGAAGCCGGGAAAAGAAGTTCCGGAGCCGCTCCTCGTACCTCTCGGAGTTCGGGAGGAGATAGTAAGCGGGGTTAACGGTCACCTTAACTATTCCATCCGCGGTTATGCTGTTGACTATCCGCGCGCCCGTGCCGCCTATTCCAACGAAAAGATGGGTAAAGGACTGCATGACGACCCCTAAAAAGGGAATAGGAAAGGCCGTTCATATCCTTTTCGGTCCAGCCTTCACTCAAGGGTCGCGTGCTTCTTCTTCATGTCCTTCTCCGTCTTCTGGAAGGTGGCCATGAGGAGTGCTATGACTCTAACGAGAAAGGCGAGTACATCGGAACCCTTGAGATGACGATGGACATCGCGCCCTATAAGGAGATAGAGGGCGAGAAGAGACTCCTCGACTGGAGGGAGTGAGATGCCCGTTTGGATAAAGTATTTTAGTTTTGACGATAAACCTGAAACGGTGGTATCATGAGGGGAAATCCGGAGATATTTGAACGCCGCCTTAGGCGCTTCCAGGAGGCAATGAGGGAGAGGGGCATAGAGGCGGCCGTAATAAGGACGCTTTCGACCTTCATCTACTTCACGGGGACGAAGTGGCTGAGGCCGAGCCTTTTCGTCCCCGCCGAGGGAGAGCCAACGGTCTTCGTGGTTAAGGGCGAGGCGGAGGAGTTCAGGCGGAGGAGCTGGATAGAGAACGTGGTAGAGTTCCAGCGCGTCGAGGACCTCATGGCCGGGATCGTTGGCCTGATCCACAGGAGCGGTGCCGGCACCGTCGGCCTTGAGTTCGGGGTTGAGAGGGACGCCTACCTGCTCTTCTTCAAGCTCTTCCAGAGGCTCAACCCAACGGTTGAGGTTGTTGATATCCTCGACATAACCTACGGCATGAGAATGATAAAGGACGATTGGGAGATAGAGAACATCAGGAAAGCCGGCAGGATAGCCAAGAAGGGGATGGAGGTAGCCGAAGAGGTTACAGCGCCTGGCAGGAGCGAGCTTGAGATAGCGGCCGAGATCGTGAGGGAGCTCATGCTCAACGGGAGCGAGGAGCCGAAGGTTTACGTTTCCACAACGCCGAGGGCGCACGCCGAGCCCTTCCGCGATTTGAAGGTGCAGGAGAACGGGGTCGTTACGGTCGTCATCGGGGCGGACTGGAACCACTACTACGCGAACATGGCGAGAACCTTCGTGCTCGGAGAGCCCGGGGAAAGGGTCAGAAAGGCCATAGAGGTGAAGGAGAAGGCCCTTGAGATTGCCCTCGAAGAGACGCGCGTTGGAGTTCCCGTAAACAGCGTTGAGAGGAAGCTCCAAAGCTTTTTCAAGGAGAACGGCTTTGAGGATTCCTACGTTGCCGGCTACACCCACGGCGTCGGCCTTCTCATCGAGGAACTGCCGATACCGACTATAGTCGTCCCGACGAGGGCAACCAAGGTAGCCGAGAACATGGTGCTCAGCGTAATCCACACGCCGCTGATGATTCCCGAGGGGGCGATAAAGCACGAGGACACCTATCTTGTGAAGAAGGGCGGGCTTGAGAGGCTCACCTGAGGCCCTTTCAAATTTGGTTAAAAAGAAGAGGCTCAGAACAAAACGCCGTACTTGTAGAATATCTGGCAGGTTCCTTCGTAGGACACCATACACGGCCCGACCGGATGCCTCGGAGTGCAGTCCTTTCCGAACAGGGGGCAGTCCGTTGGCAGGGCCAGTCCCCTAAGGACGGCACCGCAGCGGCAGCCCTTTTCAAGGTCGGGAAGGTCCTTGGGAACCTCAACGCGGTAGAAGCTCCTTATCTCGAACTCCTTCCACTCGTCCCTGAGCTCAAGGCCGCTCTTCGGGAAGACTCCTAAAGCCCTCCACTTGGCATCGACGACCTCGAAGAACTCCTCGACCATCCTCTGGGCAATGACGTTTCCCTCGTACCTAACGGCGCGGGTATACTCGTTGACCACCCTGGCATCGTTCTCCTTGTACATCCTTATCAGGAGCAGGATCGCCATGAAGACGTCGTTGGGCTCGAAGCCCGCTATGACCTGGGGGATTCCGTACTTCTCGCTGAGAAACTCCCATCCCCTAACACCGATTATCGTCGAGACGTGGCCGGGATCTATAAGCGCATCTATCCTGCTCCCCTGCTTTATGAGGACTTCAACGGCCGGAGGAGTGAGCCTGTGAACTGAGTAGATCTTGAAGTTCTCCAGCCCTTCCTGGGTGGCAACGTTGAGCATTCCGGCCGCTGGAGCGGTTGTGGTTTCAAAGCCGGGAGAGAAGTGCACGACGGTTTTGTCCGGATTCTCCTTGGCTATTTTGTACGTGTCGTAGATGCCGTACACGACCCTGACGTCGTAGCCCTCGCTCTTCAAATCGGCGAAGCTGCCCATCGGCGTCGGAATCTTGTACATATCGCCAAACGTTGTGAGGATTATCTCCTCCCCCTCCTCCCTCGCCCGCTTCATTATCATCTGCATTGCCACGATGTCCTCAACCGGCGTTATGCAGACGGGACAGCCGGGCCCGCTTACCACTTTGACGTTCTTGGGCAGGAGGGAACGGATTCCGTGCCTCGTAACTGTGTCTTCGTGGGTCCCGCAGACGTGCATTATCCTGATCTCGCCGTCGAGGGTCTTTGCCTCCTCCCTGATCTTCTCTACGAGCTTCGAAGCCACCTCCCGAGAGCGGTAGGCCTCAAAAGGCTCCATCACAACCCCTCCATTGCCCTCTCAACCTCAGCCCAGGCCTCAAGGATTTCCCTCGCCCTCTCCTCGTCGAGCTTCTCGATGGCAAAGCCGGTATGGACTATAACCCACTCCCCCGGCTTCGTGTCGGGGAGGAGGTCGAGCCTCACTTCCCTCTTCACGCCTCCAAAATCAACGACCGCGACCGGGCCGTTTACTTCGATGACCTTTCCAGGAACGGCCAGACACATTTTTCCCACCATAAGTCGGTTGGACAAGGCTCTTATAGGCCTTTTCAAAACCAAGGGTTGAAAACCCGGGGGATGGACATGATCGGTGCTGTCCTAGCGGGAGGGAGGGCAAAGCGCTTCGGCGGGGACAAGCTCCTCTATAAAATAAACGGTAAGCCTTTGATTCTTTATACCGTTGAGAGGCTTGAGACTGCCAAAGAGATAGACGAGATAGTCCTCGTTGCTTCAAAGGACAACGCAGAAAAGCTGAAGACCCTTGGCTACGAGGTCGTCATCGATGGACTCCTAATCGGCCCGATGGGGGGAGTTTACACAGCCTTAAACCTCGGCGACGCCTTCATCGTTGCCGGGGACATGCCCCTCCTCGTTCCCGAGTTCATCGATTTCATTGTGGAGCGCTTTTTGGAAACCAAAAAGCCCGCCTGCGTGCCGAGATGGAGCAACGGTTATCTTGAACCCCTCCACGCCACTTACTCAAGCTCTTTCAGGGACTTTCTGGAGGAACGGATAAAATCCGGAAACTACGCAATAAACCGGGCCATCAGGGAAAGCGACACCTGCTACATCGAAATCGAAAAGCTTCCGGAAGGGTGGCGGGAGAGCTTCTTCAACGTGAACACACGGGAGGATTTGGAGAGACTTAACCCCCCAGTATTTTAGCAATCAGCTCAGCCAGCCTCTCCGCCCGCTCCCTTATCAGCTCGCTCGGCTCTTCAAAGAGGGCGGTTGAGCCGGGTTGACAGCCGATGAGGACTACATCACTCCCCGTTTGCTCTTTAATATAGCCCGCCACAATCCTCAAAGGAAGCCCGTGGGTTGATACCGCTTCCCCGAGGGTTTTCAGAGGGTCGGCGATTATAAGCTCTCCAATTTCGCCCCCGAAGTGAACCGCATCAACGAAGACCACCAAGTCGGGATTAAAAGCTGTCATCTTACCAACGTAGCTCTCCGGCATCTCGCCGCAGTTGAGGACGAGGACTTCGGGGTTTTTCACCAGTTCCTTCAACCTCTCCGCAACGAGAACCCCAAAAGCATCGTCCCCCCGTACGTCGTTGCCGATGCCGCAGATAACTATCCTCCTCTTTCCGGAAAAGATCTCCTCAAGGGTGTTCATGACTTAGTACCCCCTAAGATTCCTTCCCGATACAGCTGGACGAATTCCATGCCCCTGATAACATAAACCTGGAAGTCCCCTACCTGAAGTCTCTTTTTGTCGTTTCTCATGTCCAAGAGGTCCCTGTCGTACGTGATTATTGCATCAGCACCGCTTTCGAAGGCGAGCTCAAGCCACTTGTTGTCGCTTTCATCCCG
This Thermococcus stetteri DNA region includes the following protein-coding sequences:
- a CDS encoding M24 family metallopeptidase, whose amino-acid sequence is MRGNPEIFKRRVERFQELLRKKEIDGAVIRTLSSFIYFTGTKWLRPSLLIPAEGEPVVYVVKGEAELFREKSWIENVVEFQKVEDLMAGVVSWIHRNGMERVGLEFGVERDAYLIFLKIFERLNPTIEIVDILDLTMGLRMIKEDWELDNIRKAGKIAGRGMKVAEEVIKPGLSELEIAAEVVRELMLSGSEDPKVYVSTTPRAHAEPFRDLRVPENGIVTVVIGADWNHYYVNMARTFVVGEPGERVREAIEVKEEAYRIALEETRVGVALNTIEKKLANFFRERGFGEAYIAGYTHGVGLLIEEPPITTIIAPQRATKVQENMVLTVIHPPLMIPEGAVKHEDTYIVKKDGLERVTFFF
- a CDS encoding KH domain-containing protein, giving the protein MKAPICEVCLKTHDILCPADEKKLQDGVISELDVKVARLLYRLIGDVDIEFKRAVEAGDIIVIVVGERDVPITIGKGGKNIKALMRELGKRIRVIEAVEVTGTDDVKKLATDLLYPAGVFGVNIVYKPGGGTYYKVLVMGRDRKKLPEKADVLESILSQITSREVKIFFI
- a CDS encoding HD domain-containing protein, whose product is MRLEEFIGDGNSIRLIERTRDYARHFFEWEGTHGFSHVERVLNLCLHIGREEGADLEILALAALLHDVARPLESAGRVEDHAAEGARIARHYLRSLEYPEEKVEAVAHAIEAHRFSRGPEPETLEAKILSDADKLDAIGAIGVARVFMYSGEHGRSIEDSLEHFEEKILKLKDLMYTETARRMAEERHRFTEEFIERIRREIEGEI
- a CDS encoding TIGR02253 family HAD-type hydrolase; the encoded protein is MRAVLFDIDGTLLTEMPLIQLFLPQVYDRLSRRFGISKDEARERFLDEIFGRRDTYDWHDWNFFFRLFDLDLQYEELMERYPHKLHVYPDTIPVLEWLRESGYKLGAVTSGPEYQRLKLRLTGLLDYFDAVVTREDVKAIKPEPKIFLYALEKLGVEPGEAVMVGDSLSQDVYGAKNVGMVAVWINRDGDEDYNMVDYEIRTLHELRKVLGGFE
- a CDS encoding M24 family metallopeptidase translates to MRGNPEIFERRLRRFQEAMRERGIEAAVIRTLSTFIYFTGTKWLRPSLFVPAEGEPTVFVVKGEAEEFRRRSWIENVVEFQRVEDLMAGIVGLIHRSGAGTVGLEFGVERDAYLLFFKLFQRLNPTVEVVDILDITYGMRMIKDDWEIENIRKAGRIAKKGMEVAEEVTAPGRSELEIAAEIVRELMLNGSEEPKVYVSTTPRAHAEPFRDLKVQENGVVTVVIGADWNHYYANMARTFVLGEPGERVRKAIEVKEKALEIALEETRVGVPVNSVERKLQSFFKENGFEDSYVAGYTHGVGLLIEELPIPTIVVPTRATKVAENMVLSVIHTPLMIPEGAIKHEDTYLVKKGGLERLT
- the hypD gene encoding hydrogenase formation protein HypD gives rise to the protein MEPFEAYRSREVASKLVEKIREEAKTLDGEIRIMHVCGTHEDTVTRHGIRSLLPKNVKVVSGPGCPVCITPVEDIVAMQMIMKRAREEGEEIILTTFGDMYKIPTPMGSFADLKSEGYDVRVVYGIYDTYKIAKENPDKTVVHFSPGFETTTAPAAGMLNVATQEGLENFKIYSVHRLTPPAVEVLIKQGSRIDALIDPGHVSTIIGVRGWEFLSEKYGIPQVIAGFEPNDVFMAILLLIRMYKENDARVVNEYTRAVRYEGNVIAQRMVEEFFEVVDAKWRALGVFPKSGLELRDEWKEFEIRSFYRVEVPKDLPDLEKGCRCGAVLRGLALPTDCPLFGKDCTPRHPVGPCMVSYEGTCQIFYKYGVLF
- a CDS encoding HypC/HybG/HupF family hydrogenase formation chaperone; translated protein: MCLAVPGKVIEVNGPVAVVDFGGVKREVRLDLLPDTKPGEWVIVHTGFAIEKLDEERAREILEAWAEVERAMEGL
- the mobA gene encoding molybdenum cofactor guanylyltransferase MobA, producing the protein MIGAVLAGGRAKRFGGDKLLYKINGKPLILYTVERLETAKEIDEIVLVASKDNAEKLKTLGYEVVIDGLLIGPMGGVYTALNLGDAFIVAGDMPLLVPEFIDFIVERFLETKKPACVPRWSNGYLEPLHATYSSSFRDFLEERIKSGNYAINRAIRESDTCYIEIEKLPEGWRESFFNVNTREDLERLNPPVF
- a CDS encoding hydrogenase 3 maturation endopeptidase HyCI, with protein sequence MNTLEEIFSGKRRIVICGIGNDVRGDDAFGVLVAERLKELVKNPEVLVLNCGEMPESYVGKMTAFNPDLVVFVDAVHFGGEIGELIIADPLKTLGEAVSTHGLPLRIVAGYIKEQTGSDVVLIGCQPGSTALFEEPSELIRERAERLAELIAKILGG